The Phoenix dactylifera cultivar Barhee BC4 unplaced genomic scaffold, palm_55x_up_171113_PBpolish2nd_filt_p 000288F, whole genome shotgun sequence sequence ttgacAAATAGAAGACAAATATTTAACTAATATggttctctctcactctctccttATGCATGTATTATGTAAAAGAAGACTCACCCTCCATTTTGTGTGGTATGTACATATGTAAATCAAGTTAGACAAACTAGTTAGACTAGattagaataaaaataaatgcttaCAACATCCAGTTCATTTAGGAACCGAGAATATCAAATTGGTGAAAGTTAATTAAAGAAAAGTACCACCAATTATTTTAGCCATTTTAGTTTAACCATGCCATTTCACTTTGTTCTCTTACATAAATAGTGTGCTTCTGCCCATATTAAATTATCACAGCTACTATCAGTACAAGAAGAAAGCATGTCCTCAAgataaaatacaaaatttaaagTTAGTCATTGAAGTAACATTAAAAATTCATAAGTAGTTTTTAAAGAGGAGATTTTGTTATGACAAAAGACTAGGTTCATTTTTTAAATAATGATCATATATCACACTCTTAGCACTATTTGTTATTTCTTCTACACAAAAGCCGTTAAAAAGTTCATGAAGGTTAGTAATAATAAAAATAGCAAAAAAGAAGGCATAATATACTTCAAGATTATATGGTAAAAGTTTATATAGGTACCACTAAACTatacaaaattaattataaGTCCTTTATGATTAATGACTATCTAGATCAGAGTTGTGATGCATTAAAAAACTAATTCAAACATTAGTTGGAGGCTAGGTTTGCCATCTCGATACCGGACCTCGTATCGGTGCCAtactagcacagtgtcggtatggtacagTACAAAATTTTTCTTTGCATACCGAATATCAGTACGCCAGCTGTACGGGTGCCGAGTACCGTAACTGATACGGTATGGTACGTCCCGTACCGTCTGTTTGGGCCAGTACAGCGTACCATGCTTGAACGTGTCATATGGAAGGAAATGGACATGTTCAAATGGCTACTAACTTTGTTGTCAAAAACTTACATCCAAAACATGATGGCCCTGAGCAATCAGAATTTCATGTTTAAATCACGACCAGATAGTATTCAAGGTCTAATCCATATTAGAAATCTTAGGATCATATAAATTATAAGATCATATGAATTATAAGACCAAACTTCAACATGTTATTAACATATTGAACAATGTTGATGTCCATTTTATGATTAACTTGacctttttaattgcatttgTTATTCATGAGCTGATGAGCCTATATATCATAAGACTAACAATCCAATTAAGTTTGAAGATAAACATAAAGGAAACTGAAAGGTCAAGGAACTAAAAGCTAAAAGCAAAATTTCATATCCTTACAATGTTCTATTTTAAAAGATGcatatattgatatatttggaGTGATAAATCATGGTCTATTGAGTATAAAAAATTATGGTTTACTTTGCCTGCGGAAGCATATAAGCTCCCACCTATGATGCCATAGGTTAACTATAGGACAAAAGAGAATTAATTTTCTCTTttagaaggaaaaggaaaggaaacaaATTTACATATAAAGTCTGATAATGATGATGGAAACATCGTCagttatttttatttgttcttTGGGCCTGAGCCATCatatttccttcttttttttgaaattaggaAAGGTTATCATACTGACCTGTATCACCGTATATGCATATATTTTATACCTAGACATGTTTGTTCTACTGAGAAGCCACATGCAAAGCAAAGAGCCACATCTCTCCCCCAAAAACCAACagaagagatagagagagattgGAAATCCACCTAGAGTTTTTGGTAGTAAAGAAATCATGATAGTTCCTAATAGGCTTGGCCCTGAATAAGATTTAGTACAATTGACATTCTCTCCCCTCCTGCGACAAAAAAAAGGTGCGGGGAAGGAATATCAGTTCTTTCCTCCACTCCACCTCGGCTGTCTGTTTGAATCTCATCTTTCCAACCACTTACCACCTAAAGCTTGTAgccccccacctctctctctctctctctctctctctctctctaattatGTATGTTCTGTTTACTTGTGTGTTaaataatgaaagaaaatgtaaaggtAACCAACATCCACTCGAGCAAATAGAGCCAAAAAACTTCGATCCAAACATCCACTTCTCTTTCACAATGCTTTCCTGggctctctctttctttgtttCCTTAATTTGGCAAGAATTCTCTCACGTTTCTTACCATTTCCTAAAGTCCCTCTCCAAGTTGGAATTTCTCTAAGATGCCCATGGCCCTCATTAAAAGTATGTAGTTTCTTTTTCTTCGTAGGTTTTTTGCTTTCCATAATATCTTTTTCAACTACCACCTGTGCTATTCTACTAGATTATGTTGCCCTAAAATGTggatttatcttcttttttattttactgTATTCTTAGGTTTTTGAATTACTACATTGTTGCACAATGGAAcaatgaaatgatttctttcttaaatgtctaagttttttatttattaaatttgcAAACATAGACATCTATATTATCATTTTCTAGAGTCCTTTCATAGTATTATTGATTGTGTTGCCTACATAGAAAAATGTCCATGACTTTAGAAATAATTTTTTGTGTGAAGAATTTTAATAATCGCCAATAATGAAAATTCTAAAAGCTTTTATTATCATGGCTGCTGCACATTTTCTGTGACCTGCATGAGAATAATCGTAGCTCTGCCCATCGGATAAACTATAAATGGGAACATGGTGGTggaaattgcatttcttatgttTACATATAATTTCCTTTTATAATTCATCCATTTGCTTTCCAATCAGCtcattctgatttttatttcttttatctttCAAAAAATTGGAAAGAATCATATGATCTGATCCAATGTGGTCCAACCCCCTCTATGATATGCAAGTTGATCCTAATCCTAACCAAGGTTAGCCGAACTGGTACCAGGACCCATACCGATCGGCTCTCAGTTCAGTATCGTATCGATATACGTTATGCTATAGCGTGCTAGTTTCGAACCGGCACAccgttttttttcgtttttttaagttttaataaaaagtaatcattttttttggttttttgaatgattttaagtctaatttgatgtttcttttagtttttgatgtttctatcacCCCAGTACACCCTAAATGATGCTTCTTGATGTTTTGGAGTCATTTTCTGCGTTATCGTGGCATTTCTCTAAAACAATGCTACCTTGGAGAGGCAAAAATCTAACAAATTCGTATTATTGGGTTTGCTACCTTCAGCCTTCTGCATTAGCATCAAGCCGAAACCAAAATGCAAAGAAAAAAGCCAGCGATCTTGGCTGTGCACGCTAGGAGAAGCAACataaaatatccaaaaatcaattAGTGAGATATAAAACATATAattatacaatcaattacatgtaTTTAAAGTATAATATACATACCTATATCTAGAATCCCATCAAGTAACAATGTCTTTGTAGATATCCAGATCATTAGCATAATCAGAAAGCACATCAGCTCACCCCTCTAAACAAGCGGCATTGTAATCATATTCGCTCATCCCATAAGGAACGACTCTGGGTTATAACTGGTCTCAGATCTCTCACTGAAGCTCTAGCTCTAAGAGGTGTCCTCTGGCTAATAATACAACTGTGGAGGGACCCATCCGACTATGTCGGCAATAAAATCCAACCCATAAGGTGCTCCGAGCTGTATAAATAGTAGCGACTAAAAAACAATGCCTCAAACGCACCATGTTCATATTCATATGGCTCACAAGCTGCTTGTGGATGCAGATAATAGAATctagcaaggtccgccgtaccggtaccggttggcgtaccggtggcggccgaaccggtacgaaaccggtcccgtaccggtccgtaccggtgggTGTACGGTCCGAACCGGTGGCATACCGGTTCAAACCGGTCCCATACCGGTTattcaacaataaactaccggtaccggattccatgctgatccggtaccagtcccaggccggaccgatacgtaccggccggtacggaccggtacggcagaccatgaaaTCTAGCATGCAACTCGAAACTTGATACGTCTATGGATCCTACTCTACATACGAGATCATTTGCAGTTGCATCGTGTCCTTCTGAACGACCTCGAAGAGCCTGTCTCCTATATACAATCGTATCTTCATGGGCTCTACCAACTTGTGCACCGTAGCTTCTATTCTGTGTGGCATGCATAAACTAGGACTTACTGATGAATCGAAAATCACCCTGCGGTTGTATCTTATAAACAATGGAATCTGCCTATTGGCTCTGCATCTATCCTAGTCTCACTGGCTATGAAATGGCCGATCGTGGAGGCGATTCTAACTTATCAAGCTCCAACTTCTGTTGCTAGCCCACAAGCGATCCGATCATGGGATATCCTCATTCTGAACAAAAGCATTGTAGATCGGATCTGTGTACTTCAGCTCTACTTCTTCCTAAATGCATTTCAGCCTCAACCTCATATTGTAATAAACATACACGAGGTCATTAAGGCACCTTTGTGGCAAGATGGTTCCTCTACTTGCTATGGATAAGGACGAAGGTGGACCAGTTGCGCTCGCAACCACCCTATGAGACCATCTAAGAGAGGATCCAAATGGCTAGCCGTTTAAGATTTTTCACCGACAAACCAAAATGCATCCACCATTTAGCTGCAAAAgtactaaaaaaaattatatataagatagtatcatattagtAACTATCTAACATTAAGTAATACTTATCGTTGATCTCTAATAGACTTGGATTCATGCTTTTTTTACTTACGACAACTATCGAGACTCCAAAGCTGTCAGTGCCCTCCCAAATATTTTCTTCTATAAAAAAGATACATGTTATAATATGTTAATGATTAAAGACATGAGCTAACTTACCTATGCTACTTAAGTTAACTTACCTTTTATAGTCACAGAGTCGTGACTTTCGGATCAagctccatcttgtaaatcatgTTACGCAGGACGACCAAAAGTTTCTCATCTATATCGATCCCAGGTACGATGTACTGGAACCTCAGGTTCATGTATGGTTACCATAACAATGTCAGTGACATAATCTCCCTTAAAATGTGTAGTATGTATATAATGTAAATCGACCCCGTCATGTTGTAAGGAACCCGAAGCCAAGGGTCATGCTCAAGGTAGTATAGCATATATGCTAATATAGATCATGGTAACTGAGGTCAATTGGCAAAAGTAGCGGTAGtagcatggtctgccgtaccggtcgatACGGGTCGGTACCGGACCCTACCGGTACAGTACCGCAACATATTTTggtaccgaaccgtaccggtccgtatcgATCGGTACCGATGCGTACCAGCCcataccgaccggtaccgacccCTACCGACTCGGTACCGGCCCGAACCGACCAATCCGTACCGGctccaattttttttggcttttagccccatcgatacagtaccggttcggttcagtttggttcggtaccgtaccggtaccgatgcccaccggtacgtcggtacagtCGGTACCACGTACCTTGGGCAGTAGCAATATTAGAAAGACGATAGAGAACGGCAGcattggaagaaaaaaataataatataatagtgGTTTACAGTATGATATCAGAAGGACAAATATTTCATGTAGGCAATTAGTGGGCCCATCGCTGGCATTAGGTATCTTATGACACCTACACcgcttgattagatcaaatatAGGGATGAAACTTTCCAAAAACTATGCAACAGGAAAAAGTGAAAATGCTCTAGCCAATAAGGCTAAGTGCATTATGGGtgaaattttatataatttatccaaaaaaatctACTTAATATCAAAtttcgccgtctcggtaccaaatcccgtaccagtgccacactagcatagtgtcggtacggtacgcaGTTTTTTTGACATACTGAATATTGGTACGCCACCAGTACCAAACCAGTACTGTACGGTACATTCGGCACCATCCGATTCGGTACGGTACGACATACCATGCTTAATATTTTCAATATCTGATCCAGCTTGAATTCCACTCAttttcctccctccccttctcgctctcttttcttctctttccttctccttcttgggCGATGACATCTCAATTTTTTTGCCGGAATCGTCCCGGTCCGCCGCCGGTATAGCTTGAGAAGCCTTGAACCAGACGGTTTGGGACGGTTCCGCCAACCTTGATTATATGATTTATGACTAAGTggcattatgaaaaaaaaaatccttgaaagaaaaagaaaatggtgCAAAACAGAGAGATAAAGAAGTATGAGCGAAAATAACATAACAATGTAAAGTACTAAGAAAGGGGGGAAAGAAACAAAAGATGTAGATAGCCAAACAATCTATCTATTATAAATGTACGCGATCATGTCTAACATGAACTCACTAGAATAATTGAATGATTAAAATACCCTTTTGGTGAGGCAAGTCAATAACAATGCATAATCTACTTTTAGAAGCCAAATAAATTGTATCTGAAAATATTCTTAGGGGCCATACCTCACATGACATTTATGCAAAtagaataatatataataaaatttgaTCATAAGTTATAGTGACTTTCTACATAAATaagatatttaaaattatttttagattcATCTATTTATTTCATAGAATATAAGTTTGTAATGTTTTAATTTATCAAGAAATAAATAATGAATTATATGAATGCCTTACCAAAATAATTGCTTAATCAATTTAAAGATTCAAGAATTACATTAGATTTTTTTAAACAAGAAAAACATTTAAAGTGAAAATCCAAGCACAATTTGAAATATACTGTGATCGTATTaactattttatcttgtttcagTATAATGGCAAGCACTAAATAAACCatctattcattttttttatatttatagtgTTTatgtttttcaatttttaagatGTTACAACCAATAGTCGAGATATAATCATTGTAAAGTTGATTAAAGAGAAATTCATATTGGGAAAAATAAATGATATTCTGATAAAGAATCTATCCGGGAAAAATAGCAAACCATAGTATTATAGGCTTAAATATATTAGACTTATATTTGAAattggacaaagaaaaggaaatggtaTTGTGCACAAAAAATGTCagcctatattttttttttactagcaAGAAAATATATCGATCAAATTTAGGAAACAACATCAATAAAGTTACATGAAAATCATTAGATTactttttatctattttttatataatgaaGAATGCATATATAAGGTTTTTATGTTACAGGAGAGATGCTAGTTGGCCTTGCAAGAAGCTTCTTTATGGATGACATATCGACTGGTTTAGATAGCTCCACTACCTTTGAGATTATCAAGTTTCTCAGGCAAATGGCACATTTACTGGATCTTACCATAGTCATTTCCTTACTTCAACCACCACCCGAGACATTTGAATTATTTGATGATATAATCCTTTTATGTGAGGGACAAATTGCTTATCAAGGCCCTCGGGAGAATGTTCTGGAATTTTTTGAGTTAATGGGTTTTAAATGCCCAGAAAGGAAGAATATAGCAGACTTTCTTCAAGAGGTACTTGTTTATGAACTAGTTTATTACTCTTTAACTATGATTCTTGACATTTTATAGCAGTATTTTACATTATATTGTTCAAAGTTTGAGTTCACTCTATCAATCTTAAATGCTTTTGTAAACTATGAATTTTGCTCTTAATTGAAATAGCTGgtgaaaaataatttatcaagCTAGTCAGATGTActctaaataaaaatatatttatgtaaattattttctttaaaaatcaacaaaacaaaaataaaaagtaagaTCAAATACAACTAAGTTCATGTTTTAGCTAATGTCACAATGCTGTGACAGTCTAACTTCAGTCAGGAACAACAACACAATGTTCTACATAGAAAAGTCAATGTCATAATATGCTATTAGGTTAGCAAAGGTTTAGTCAGATGCAGATTTATTTCGTATTTAATCTGATAGGATGATATGCAGTGAAGACCCACATCCATTAATTAAATGGACCAAAAAGTGTCAGCAGCTAAATATTTAATAAGATGCAGAAACAGATCCACATGTGCTTATATAGCAAGATTCGTTAGACATATCCTTTCATATAACTGTTTAAGTAGTAAAATGAAATTTCCAATCAAGTGTTAATCAGTGTACTATATTTTGTTATCTCTCTTTGTGCTGTAGAATTCTACTGATAATAACACAAAAGCACTTAACTAGAAACCTACCAGTTGAACATAGTCCCTAAACCAAACACTTAGATGCAAACAGTCCACCAAAAAACCCATGCCTGTTATAGTTTTATTCAGTTAAACATCATGTAACATGTTTCCCTCGATTTTCTACCTTAACATAGTAAACCTGTCCGACAAACAACCTTAGCTAAATTATAAAGCTCCAATGCATTGACAAAGAAAATTCAACATTGCAACATATTTAGTTATCCATGATTACCATACTATATCATACACCACTTAACAGTAGCTTACTCCTTTCAGAAACATGAACATGAACGATCTTTCAACACCACTATGTAAGCCCCCTCTTTTGTTAACTTCCCAAGGGGTTCATGCTTCAATACGTTGTTGCAcacttgtttttcatttttgtcCTCATTCATCTTTCACTTTCCTCACAAGAAGGTACCAATTACCTTCTCCCTATCAACTATTTGGGTATCTTATTCAAATTCTCATGCATCGCTTGGATCATTCCAACTTGTCACACAATACTAACTGTTACTTTTCCTTAACTTTCAGTAACTGCCAGTAAACTCTTTACtgaaaaagtaaaaattttagaaagctATTTGACATTCTTTAAGGACTTCCAGTAACTTCCCCAAGAAAAACCCAAAACTTCTGATAAAGtgcaaatttcttaaaaaaaaattgtggttAAAGTTAAACCATGATCGGCTTAGTCATTTAATTATCATCTGATAATGGGTTTGCATTGACTGAATTTATCAAATACTCATCTGTTAACATCTGAAACCATTTTAACATTTGCTGCTAAATTATGGACAGGTCACTTCAAGAATGGATCAAGGACAATATTGGGCTGGTAATCAACGGGAATACCGATACCTTTCAGTTGGCAAATTTGTAGAATCCTTTCATTCTTCTCATCTGGGTCAACTTCTAGAGGAGGAGCTCTCCAAACCAAGTGATATTGCAAACAGCAATTCATCAACTAAAATCAATGACAGCCATAAAATCTCAAAGTGGGAAGTTTTCAAGGCATGCTTCTCAAGGGAACTGTTACTCTTAAAGAGGAATTTCCCAGTGCATTTATTCAAGATCATACAGATAACACTGTTGGCAATTGTGATCATGACACTTTTCCCCCGAACAGAAATGAATCACCAGTCAATCATGGATGGGAACAAGTTTCTTGGAGCTATCTTCATTGGTGTAGTAATAGTGAAGTTCAATGGCATGACTGAGCTGGCAATGACAATAAGAAGACTTCCCATTTTCTACAAGCAGAGAGAATTGTTACACTTGCCTGGGTGGGCACTCCTTCTTTCAATTTTCGTCCTTAGTCTCCCAATGTCACTGGTAGAGACAGGTATATGGACCTGCTTAACATACTTTGTTATTGGCTTCGCACCATCAGCAGTTAGGTATGAGTCATTTTTTTTACCACTCCAATTAAAatagaaatgaaataaaaactAAAATAGGCATGTTTGCAATGTTCTTCCCTTGGTTCTTGTAGGTTTTTTCAGCAGTTTCTATCACTTTTCTGTGTGCATCAAATGTCGATGAACCTTTTCCGTTTCATTGCTGTATTGGGAAGAACACAAGTAATGGCAAACACCCTAGGGTCTGCAACTCTTATTGCAGTATATATACTTGGAGGCTTTATCATATCAAAAGGTCAGTTGTTTATTCTTTGCATATTTGGTGAAGCAAATTATAACAAAAATCCAAGAATGTCATTTGATGACTTAAGGACTCACCATTTCCATCCCGACTAAATTTGTCTCTTCAATCAGACAATATCCAACCATGGCTGCTTTGGGGATACTGGGCCTCTCCCTTGACCTATGGACAGAATGCAGTAGCACTCAACGAATTTCTTGATGAAAGATGGAGCATGGTAAGGTCTCATTTATCCTGGCACATAAAAAGTTCTGTAAAGTTAGATGTGCAGCTTCGCATGGATTAATAATAGATCACATTCCAAATAGAAATACAAAGAAAGTCTTGTCAGACTCATTATTTTGAAAAATCAGTTCAGAAAAAAGGCTGCAATTAAGAATCGATAATAGTCTTTGACAAAATTAAATTATTAGAACATATGAAAAAATTTCTCATGATCTTCTCTTATATTTGGTAAACAATGATCTTTTCTTTTGACAGAAAGTACATTATGCATACATTGATGCTGACACTGTTGGGAAGGCTGTCCTCAAATCGAGAGGGATGCTCACAGAATGGTATTGGTTCTGGATATGTGTGGGAGTTTTACTCAGCTTCTCTCTTACCTTCAACATTCTCAGTATATTTGCTTTAGAGTTTCTCAACCGTATGTATTCTTTACTTCACCATGTGTTTTACATGCTTTAACATATCACAAAAGAATAAAGCTAAATAGATTTGAGGATTTCTGATCCCAATCATTAACTTTTTGCAGCTCCACACAAGCATCAAGTCATCACTGGTGCTAAAGCTGGGGGCatgaaacaaaacaaaacagctGATGAACAAGAAATAAATGGGACAGCACCAAGGCATGGAATGATTTTGCCATTTCACCCTCTGACCCTTGTATTTGACCATATCAATTATTATGTAGACATGCCTAAAGTAAATCCTCTTACTTTACCACCAACTCACACCAAGTATTCATTGAATCCAATATTGATCACAGTTTTTTCTCCTTATGGAACATATCTTTATTCCCGTGATCAGGAGATGAAGAAGCATAAAGTAAATAAGAAGAGGCTTCAGCTTTTACAGGATGTCAGTGGTGCATTCAGGCCGGGAGTTCTAACTGCACTAATGGGAATAACTGGTGCAGGAAAAACCACATTGCTAGATGTTTTGGCGGGAAGGAAGACTGGTGGATTCATTGAAGGCAATATAAAAATATCTGGATATCCAAAAAAGCAAGAGACATTTGCTAGGATTTCAGGATACTGTGAACAGACA is a genomic window containing:
- the LOC103696677 gene encoding ABC transporter G family member 45-like isoform X2; amino-acid sequence: MLVGLARSFFMDDISTGLDSSTTFEIIKFLRQMAHLLDLTIVISLLQPPPETFELFDDIILLCEGQIAYQGPRENVLEFFELMGFKCPERKNIADFLQEVTSRMDQGQYWAGNQREYRYLSVGKFVESFHSSHLGQLLEEELSKPSDIANSNSSTKINDSHKISKWEVFKACFSRELLLLKRNFPVHLFKIIQITLLAIVIMTLFPRTEMNHQSIMDGNKFLGAIFIGVVIVKFNGMTELAMTIRRLPIFYKQRELLHLPGWALLLSIFVLSLPMSLVETGIWTCLTYFVIGFAPSAVRFFQQFLSLFCVHQMSMNLFRFIAVLGRTQVMANTLGSATLIAVYILGGFIISKDNIQPWLLWGYWASPLTYGQNAVALNEFLDERWSMKVHYAYIDADTVGKAVLKSRGMLTEWYWFWICVGVLLSFSLTFNILSIFALEFLNPPHKHQVITGAKAGGMKQNKTADEQEINGTAPRHGMILPFHPLTLVFDHINYYVDMPKEMKKHKVNKKRLQLLQDVSGAFRPGVLTALMGITGAGKTTLLDVLAGRKTGGFIEGNIKISGYPKKQETFARISGYCEQTDIHSPFVTVYESLQYSAWLRLPSHVETHERNMFIEEVMRLVELMPLKNAMVGLPGIHGLSAEQRKRLTIAVELVSSPSIIFMDEPTSGLDARAAAIVMRAVRKTVDTGRTVVCTIHQPSIEIFESFDELLLMKRGGQLIYSGSLGPLSRNMIQYFEAIPEVSKIKNGQNPAAWVLDITSPAMEYNICIDYAEIFRNSSLYRENMELVDELSKPTPNSQDLHFPSGYWQSSKSQSMACLWKQHRSYWKNPEHNVVRFVTTIATSLLFGIVFWQIGSKITEEQDIFNILGVMYASALFLGFVNASIVQPVVGMERTVFYRERSAGMYSSMPYAIAQVAVEIPYVILQVVIFSFIVYPMIGFQFTTVKFIWFMLFTMLSFIYFTLYGMMTVALTPTQEIAAMLSFLIFILWNVFSGFIVSRKMIPLWWRWFYWADPAAWTVYGLMFSQLGDRVELIHVPGSSDETIKEFLEDYLGLQDQYFPLTVILHIVVIVLFSFVFGFSIKHLNFQKR
- the LOC103696677 gene encoding ABC transporter G family member 45-like isoform X1, with the translated sequence MLVGLARSFFMDDISTGLDSSTTFEIIKFLRQMAHLLDLTIVISLLQPPPETFELFDDIILLCEGQIAYQGPRENVLEFFELMGFKCPERKNIADFLQEVTSRMDQGQYWAGNQREYRYLSVGKFVESFHSSHLGQLLEEELSKPSDIANSNSSTKINDSHKISKWEVFKACFSRELLLLKRNFPVHLFKIIQITLLAIVIMTLFPRTEMNHQSIMDGNKFLGAIFIGVVIVKFNGMTELAMTIRRLPIFYKQRELLHLPGWALLLSIFVLSLPMSLVETGIWTCLTYFVIGFAPSAVRFFQQFLSLFCVHQMSMNLFRFIAVLGRTQVMANTLGSATLIAVYILGGFIISKDNIQPWLLWGYWASPLTYGQNAVALNEFLDERWSMKVHYAYIDADTVGKAVLKSRGMLTEWYWFWICVGVLLSFSLTFNILSIFALEFLNPPHKHQVITGAKAGGMKQNKTADEQEINGTAPRHGMILPFHPLTLVFDHINYYVDMPKVNPLTLPPTHTKYSLNPILITVFSPYGTYLYSRDQEMKKHKVNKKRLQLLQDVSGAFRPGVLTALMGITGAGKTTLLDVLAGRKTGGFIEGNIKISGYPKKQETFARISGYCEQTDIHSPFVTVYESLQYSAWLRLPSHVETHERNMFIEEVMRLVELMPLKNAMVGLPGIHGLSAEQRKRLTIAVELVSSPSIIFMDEPTSGLDARAAAIVMRAVRKTVDTGRTVVCTIHQPSIEIFESFDELLLMKRGGQLIYSGSLGPLSRNMIQYFEAIPEVSKIKNGQNPAAWVLDITSPAMEYNICIDYAEIFRNSSLYRENMELVDELSKPTPNSQDLHFPSGYWQSSKSQSMACLWKQHRSYWKNPEHNVVRFVTTIATSLLFGIVFWQIGSKITEEQDIFNILGVMYASALFLGFVNASIVQPVVGMERTVFYRERSAGMYSSMPYAIAQVAVEIPYVILQVVIFSFIVYPMIGFQFTTVKFIWFMLFTMLSFIYFTLYGMMTVALTPTQEIAAMLSFLIFILWNVFSGFIVSRKMIPLWWRWFYWADPAAWTVYGLMFSQLGDRVELIHVPGSSDETIKEFLEDYLGLQDQYFPLTVILHIVVIVLFSFVFGFSIKHLNFQKR